A genomic region of Desulfosarcina ovata subsp. ovata contains the following coding sequences:
- a CDS encoding response regulator, with the protein MDAKPSTGTILVVDDDLLIIDMLRACIEDQGYETIIATSGETAITRAEQTATDLILLDIVMTGVDGLETCRRLKASEKTSTIPVIFLTVLTDTENIVTAFKAGAADYVTKPIRIPELLARIQTQIELRHTQMALKTKNQRLQQEVEKRLEMENQIRFLNQELMRAQERERQKIAYELHEKIAQNLAALKLLTSDIFDHQRRLPEEKRKKAASFSEGLESVLHDIRAMTYQLHPQLLDIFGIERSVAVYCQDFSTRYALPVDVDCVGFTDRRFDMDTEINLYRIVQEGLDHLVQYGTSRRA; encoded by the coding sequence ATGGATGCAAAACCTTCAACGGGAACGATCCTGGTTGTTGACGATGACCTGCTGATCATCGATATGCTGCGGGCCTGCATCGAAGATCAAGGCTATGAAACGATCATCGCCACATCCGGGGAAACGGCGATCACCCGAGCGGAGCAAACCGCCACGGATCTGATCTTGTTGGATATTGTCATGACTGGAGTAGATGGTCTCGAAACCTGCCGACGCCTCAAAGCCTCTGAAAAAACCAGCACCATTCCGGTGATTTTCCTAACCGTTTTAACCGACACTGAAAATATCGTTACCGCATTCAAGGCCGGAGCCGCGGATTATGTCACCAAACCGATTCGAATTCCGGAATTGCTGGCGCGGATTCAGACCCAGATCGAATTGCGGCACACTCAGATGGCGCTGAAAACCAAAAACCAGCGGCTGCAGCAGGAGGTGGAAAAACGCCTGGAAATGGAAAACCAAATCCGGTTCCTCAACCAGGAATTGATGCGCGCCCAGGAACGCGAAAGACAAAAAATCGCTTACGAACTGCATGAGAAGATCGCTCAGAACTTGGCCGCCCTAAAACTCCTCACCTCAGACATCTTTGATCATCAGCGGCGTCTCCCCGAAGAAAAGCGAAAAAAGGCCGCTTCCTTCTCCGAGGGATTGGAATCCGTTTTACACGATATCCGGGCCATGACCTACCAACTGCATCCTCAGCTGCTGGATATTTTTGGCATCGAACGGTCAGTGGCCGTTTACTGCCAGGATTTCTCGACCCGGTATGCACTACCGGTGGACGTTGATTGTGTTGGTTTTACCGATCGCCGATTCGATATGGACACGGAAATCAATCTGTACCGGATCGTTCAGGAAGGGCTTGATCACCTCGTCCAGTACGGGACTTCCCGGCGCGCTTGA
- a CDS encoding ABC transporter permease — protein MKVDSTAKSLTISIVSLLIFIGAWELVCRLGFIEPLFMPPPSKILYRAMKLIDNGQLFVHTLASTRRVMVGFVVSSVVAIPFGIFLGSSRFFMAVFDPLISLLRPLPSMSWIPLSLLWLGITETQKYSIVFMGSFAPSLLYIIEATKGIDPLLIRAARNLGASKLDVMREVILPGSLPQIIAGLKVMLGIAWTCIISAELVAAREGLGFMIMNGKEYFQTDTVLLGMVMISITVMIIDVVFRKFERRLLPWTR, from the coding sequence ATGAAAGTTGACAGTACCGCGAAATCGTTGACCATCAGCATCGTTTCGCTATTGATATTCATTGGCGCCTGGGAGCTTGTCTGCCGTCTGGGATTCATCGAGCCGCTGTTCATGCCGCCGCCATCCAAAATTCTATACCGGGCCATGAAGCTGATCGACAACGGCCAGCTTTTCGTGCACACCCTGGCGTCCACCCGGCGCGTGATGGTGGGATTCGTCGTGTCCAGCGTGGTGGCGATCCCGTTCGGAATTTTTCTGGGATCGTCCCGATTTTTTATGGCGGTGTTCGACCCTTTGATTTCCCTGCTGCGTCCGTTGCCTTCCATGAGCTGGATCCCCTTGTCCCTTCTGTGGCTGGGCATCACGGAAACCCAGAAATACTCCATCGTTTTCATGGGGTCCTTTGCGCCGTCGCTGCTGTACATCATCGAGGCCACCAAGGGCATAGACCCCCTTTTGATCCGTGCCGCCAGGAATCTGGGCGCTTCCAAGCTGGATGTCATGCGCGAAGTCATCTTGCCGGGGTCGCTGCCCCAGATCATTGCCGGCTTGAAGGTCATGCTCGGGATTGCCTGGACCTGCATCATTTCGGCGGAGCTGGTTGCCGCCAGGGAAGGACTCGGATTCATGATCATGAACGGGAAGGAGTATTTTCAGACGGATACCGTTCTTTTGGGCATGGTCATGATCAGCATCACGGTCATGATTATCGATGTGGTATTCAGGAAATTCGAGAGGAGGCTGCTCCCATGGACACGGTAA
- a CDS encoding MurR/RpiR family transcriptional regulator, whose translation MRQRTIEVHPFIARISAARDNLTPKGRILGKYIIAHPRKAVFMTTKELAEACDVSEATVVRFVAGIGYDGYSDFQQVLRDFVDTEMTLLDRLDLADFKAPGAVRFRRTVSEEIDNLQALYNSLDIDAMSAVVEVLDRKVPLHVIGSRLSYTMAYYLGWSMTKVRGDIRIMSGSDRATIDWLTIAPADSVSVIVAMSRYPNELIRLGKLTKRLGHTLVVITDNKNCPVLQFADHHLVAVSKHIPYLGSPTSMSCLINYLVHELASRQGDSLKEHQAKLEQSYWENDVLFNMKC comes from the coding sequence ATGAGACAAAGAACAATAGAAGTACATCCGTTTATCGCACGTATTAGCGCCGCACGAGACAATCTGACCCCCAAAGGACGCATTTTGGGCAAATACATCATTGCCCATCCCCGCAAGGCCGTATTCATGACCACCAAGGAACTGGCCGAGGCCTGCGATGTCAGCGAAGCCACCGTTGTGCGCTTCGTGGCCGGCATCGGCTATGATGGCTACAGTGACTTTCAGCAAGTACTGCGGGATTTCGTGGATACAGAAATGACGCTGCTCGACAGGCTGGACCTGGCGGATTTCAAGGCCCCGGGGGCAGTACGCTTTCGCCGCACAGTCTCTGAGGAGATTGACAATCTGCAGGCGCTTTACAATTCCCTTGACATCGATGCCATGTCCGCCGTGGTGGAGGTTTTGGACCGCAAAGTGCCGCTGCACGTGATCGGATCACGGCTTTCCTACACCATGGCCTATTATCTGGGTTGGTCAATGACCAAAGTACGCGGCGATATCCGCATCATGTCCGGCAGCGACCGCGCCACCATCGACTGGCTGACCATCGCTCCGGCCGACAGCGTCAGCGTGATCGTCGCCATGTCACGCTATCCCAACGAATTGATCCGCCTGGGCAAACTGACCAAGCGGCTGGGACATACGCTGGTGGTGATCACCGACAATAAAAACTGCCCGGTGCTGCAGTTCGCCGATCATCATCTTGTGGCGGTTTCCAAGCACATCCCCTACCTGGGCAGTCCGACCTCCATGTCATGTCTGATCAATTACCTGGTCCACGAGCTGGCCAGCCGCCAGGGCGACAGCCTGAAAGAACACCAAGCCAAACTGGAGCAGTCCTATTGGGAAAACGATGTGCTTTTCAACATGAAGTGTTAG
- a CDS encoding ATP-binding protein, protein MNCADKKKTRLPIGLYNLFVTLLLVMSAPAIAQEHLRIGVPMGFPPFSYQDEGHSEVRGYSVDVLNILSAELLTEPRYLVGTTEDLLRALKNGDLDLVVGIALDENQRQDFSTLEILIYVKRYLFVHHAAETTNHPSQKAIKRVVVRDQPYLARIIGKNKSDFIQARSVKEALTIVNSGQAQEFIDYSDQMATYLIGKYGLQNVRQAGVSMGRFPFTMIIARNNQPLTSGLSKALGEAIKSGQLDRVREKWLGKNYASYLWQRFAPLVVLATTGMAALGLLLFFWHVSLKRKVNQITGRLKVSEERYRQLIESSPDIVFLINKTGDIRLANQSAKDKLQVPEDQLLDSSLRTLVLARDQEKFAVFLKELFSQKIALLETKLTNFGGHLIHVEFVAAKLHRSIEEELLACCFARDLTKRDLMERELIASERLATIGKIAAGVAHEINNPIGIILAHAEDLISGELDNTETQDSLKVIRRNALRAGNITQALLDQASAKVSNQVDLDIAALLEDCLYFLKPRLKKISVIRHLKTERYWLRGDVNQLQQVFINLFLNAIESMSGAGIIRVSVDRIDKGGRDWHRARIEDSGKGIPAHQHQRIFDPFYTQGKFQGVGLGLFVASRIVKNHGGRIFPENSELGGISINVDLPAKTEKKNGTPSADC, encoded by the coding sequence ATGAACTGCGCTGACAAAAAGAAAACACGCTTACCCATCGGGTTGTACAACCTGTTCGTGACACTCCTTTTGGTGATGTCGGCACCGGCCATTGCCCAGGAGCATTTGCGGATCGGCGTTCCAATGGGATTTCCCCCGTTTTCCTATCAGGATGAAGGCCATAGCGAAGTCCGCGGATACAGTGTGGACGTCCTGAATATATTGAGTGCCGAGCTATTGACCGAACCGCGCTATTTGGTGGGTACAACTGAGGACCTCTTGCGGGCCTTGAAAAACGGCGATCTGGACCTTGTCGTGGGGATTGCCTTGGATGAGAACCAACGTCAGGACTTCAGCACCCTGGAAATCCTCATCTATGTGAAACGCTACCTGTTTGTGCATCACGCTGCTGAAACCACAAATCACCCATCTCAAAAAGCCATAAAACGGGTCGTTGTCAGGGATCAACCCTACCTGGCACGGATCATTGGAAAAAACAAAAGCGATTTCATTCAGGCGCGATCCGTCAAGGAGGCGCTGACGATCGTCAATTCCGGGCAGGCGCAGGAATTTATCGATTACTCGGATCAAATGGCAACCTATCTGATCGGCAAATATGGGCTGCAAAACGTTCGCCAGGCAGGGGTAAGCATGGGGCGTTTTCCATTTACCATGATTATCGCCAGAAACAATCAGCCTTTGACTTCCGGATTGAGCAAGGCATTGGGTGAGGCGATCAAAAGTGGACAGCTGGACCGGGTCCGTGAAAAATGGCTGGGAAAAAACTATGCCTCCTATTTGTGGCAGCGTTTCGCGCCCCTGGTCGTCCTTGCCACGACCGGCATGGCCGCGCTCGGCCTGCTCCTTTTTTTCTGGCACGTCTCCCTGAAGAGAAAAGTCAACCAAATCACCGGCCGGCTCAAGGTATCCGAGGAGCGTTACCGGCAGCTCATCGAATCCTCGCCGGACATTGTGTTCCTGATTAACAAAACGGGGGATATCCGATTGGCCAACCAAAGTGCCAAGGACAAATTACAGGTTCCCGAGGATCAACTGCTTGACAGCAGCCTGCGTACGCTGGTCTTAGCCCGGGATCAGGAGAAGTTTGCCGTTTTTTTAAAGGAGCTTTTTTCCCAAAAGATCGCATTACTTGAAACCAAATTGACCAATTTCGGCGGCCACCTGATCCACGTCGAGTTTGTCGCTGCCAAGCTGCACCGCAGCATCGAAGAGGAACTGCTGGCCTGCTGCTTTGCTCGGGACCTGACCAAACGCGACTTGATGGAGCGGGAGCTGATCGCTTCCGAACGCTTGGCCACCATCGGAAAGATCGCGGCCGGTGTGGCCCACGAAATCAACAACCCCATCGGCATCATCCTGGCCCATGCGGAAGATTTGATCAGCGGAGAACTGGACAACACGGAAACCCAAGACAGCCTTAAAGTCATTCGTCGCAATGCACTGCGGGCCGGAAACATCACGCAGGCCTTGCTGGACCAAGCCTCTGCGAAGGTATCCAACCAGGTCGATCTGGATATAGCCGCCTTGCTGGAGGATTGCCTGTACTTTTTAAAACCCCGGCTTAAAAAAATTTCCGTAATCCGCCACTTGAAAACCGAACGCTATTGGCTCCGAGGCGATGTAAACCAATTACAGCAGGTTTTCATCAACCTTTTTCTCAACGCCATCGAAAGCATGTCCGGTGCCGGTATCATCAGGGTGAGTGTGGATCGCATCGACAAAGGTGGCAGGGACTGGCACCGAGCCCGGATCGAAGACAGCGGCAAAGGGATCCCCGCGCACCAACACCAGCGAATCTTCGATCCTTTTTACACGCAAGGCAAATTCCAGGGCGTGGGGTTGGGCCTTTTCGTTGCCAGCCGAATCGTTAAAAACCATGGCGGAAGAATTTTTCCTGAAAACAGCGAGCTGGGAGGCATCTCCATAAATGTCGACCTTCCCGCCAAAACGGAGAAAAAAAATGGAACCCCGTCTGCTGATTGTTGA
- a CDS encoding sigma-54-dependent transcriptional regulator produces MEPRLLIVEDEPDMLLFLKRFFRRKGYAVTAVPSAEEAWNRLAETEHDLVISDLVLEGMSGIDLLKEIRAIDRILPFIIITGAGTIESAVEAIKIGAFHYVTKPFKREELEFTVKRAVEFGAMHRRLSKLDEEEKDAGNNNLLIIGESQQMKKIISIIEKVSASDTSVLIQGETGTGKTMLARHIHSLSNRSEGPFVTIDCGALPENLLESELFGHVKGAFTGAVRAKRGLLEEAHGGTVFLDEIGELPPQTQVKLLRTIQELEIRPVGGNHPIKIDVRVISATNRNLKKEVDSGGFREDLYYRLSLIPLHLPALRERREDLLQFVGQFVREFNQRHNKKITKLSHTVMRKIMELPWKGNIRELKNVIERAVLLSDGYIIDAECFGAGGMDKDNPGKDSNCDPVLLKKAVEEAEKNAIRRALRIAKGNRSKAAVFLGIGRRTLYDKLAYYQIED; encoded by the coding sequence ATGGAACCCCGTCTGCTGATTGTTGAAGACGAGCCGGATATGCTTCTCTTTCTGAAGCGGTTTTTCCGGCGCAAAGGATATGCGGTTACCGCCGTACCCAGTGCCGAGGAGGCCTGGAATAGGCTGGCCGAAACCGAACACGACCTGGTGATTTCCGATCTGGTGTTGGAGGGGATGAGCGGAATCGACTTGTTGAAAGAAATCCGCGCCATTGACCGGATTCTACCGTTCATCATCATCACCGGCGCAGGGACCATCGAAAGCGCTGTGGAGGCCATCAAGATCGGAGCGTTTCACTATGTCACCAAGCCTTTCAAGCGCGAGGAGCTGGAATTCACGGTCAAACGCGCGGTAGAGTTCGGCGCGATGCATCGTCGGCTTTCCAAGCTTGATGAAGAAGAAAAAGATGCGGGCAACAACAATTTGCTCATCATCGGTGAAAGCCAGCAAATGAAAAAAATTATCTCCATTATCGAGAAAGTCTCCGCGTCCGACACCTCGGTGCTCATTCAAGGGGAAACCGGAACCGGGAAAACCATGCTGGCCAGGCATATCCATTCTCTCAGCAACCGAAGCGAAGGCCCTTTCGTTACCATCGATTGCGGCGCGCTTCCGGAAAACCTTTTGGAAAGCGAACTGTTCGGCCATGTGAAAGGGGCTTTTACCGGCGCGGTGCGGGCCAAACGGGGGCTGCTGGAGGAGGCTCACGGTGGTACGGTTTTCCTGGACGAAATCGGTGAATTGCCGCCCCAGACACAGGTAAAGCTTTTGCGGACCATACAGGAGTTGGAAATTCGTCCGGTAGGGGGGAACCACCCGATCAAGATCGACGTCCGCGTTATCTCGGCAACCAACCGGAACCTGAAAAAGGAAGTTGATTCAGGAGGCTTTCGGGAAGATCTTTACTACCGCCTGTCTCTGATCCCCTTGCATCTTCCGGCGTTAAGAGAACGCCGGGAGGATCTGCTTCAATTCGTGGGACAGTTTGTGCGGGAATTCAACCAGCGTCACAACAAAAAGATAACCAAACTGAGCCACACCGTCATGAGAAAAATCATGGAGCTTCCCTGGAAGGGAAACATTCGAGAACTGAAAAACGTTATCGAACGGGCCGTCCTGCTATCCGATGGGTATATCATCGATGCCGAGTGTTTTGGGGCAGGGGGCATGGACAAAGACAATCCCGGGAAGGATTCTAATTGCGATCCTGTGCTGCTTAAAAAAGCGGTGGAAGAGGCCGAGAAGAACGCTATCCGACGGGCATTGCGAATAGCCAAAGGCAATCGTTCCAAAGCAGCCGTATTCTTGGGAATCGGACGGAGAACGCTTTACGACAAACTGGCCTATTATCAGATTGAAGACTGA
- a CDS encoding ABC transporter substrate-binding protein, whose translation MKMSVLLKKSLVLVAALILAISVVSAHADGKPEKVTVIYGGSSWLGHYPAWVGIEKGLFKKYGLGVLFQNFYASSGRMGSLVAGDLDVASTGSISAIALMASGSKGFMAFGTQDSYATVEGIIAKENTKNIQDLKGKRIAAPFASSSHVLVLDILEQNGIDPDKDLDLVNLKVNEMPAAMGSGEIDACAAWTPHFNKLLNMPGNHMLVNDTEFSLYKKYKLGPGPDLLVVRKEFAEKYPNTCQAFVKGYFEAVDMLINQPEECAKVLVKLTNLSMEDQMTVLKDIAWIKGSEQKNLMVQPGGFVTGMQRLAEFLVRHKQIDSAPDVKRWIAGSMVP comes from the coding sequence ATGAAAATGAGCGTTCTTTTGAAAAAATCGTTGGTCCTGGTTGCCGCTCTGATACTGGCCATCAGCGTCGTTTCGGCGCATGCCGATGGCAAACCCGAAAAGGTGACCGTCATTTATGGCGGATCGTCCTGGCTGGGGCATTACCCGGCCTGGGTCGGTATCGAGAAGGGGCTTTTTAAAAAATACGGCCTGGGGGTGCTTTTCCAGAATTTCTATGCCTCATCCGGTCGCATGGGATCCTTGGTCGCCGGGGATCTGGATGTGGCCTCCACGGGCAGTATTTCCGCGATCGCCCTGATGGCCTCCGGCAGCAAGGGCTTCATGGCCTTCGGCACCCAGGATTCCTATGCCACGGTGGAAGGAATTATTGCCAAAGAGAACACTAAAAACATCCAGGATCTCAAAGGGAAACGCATCGCGGCGCCCTTTGCTTCCAGCTCTCATGTGCTTGTGCTGGATATCCTGGAGCAAAACGGGATCGATCCGGATAAGGATCTCGACCTGGTCAACCTGAAGGTCAACGAAATGCCTGCTGCCATGGGCTCCGGGGAGATTGACGCCTGCGCCGCCTGGACTCCGCATTTCAACAAACTCCTCAACATGCCGGGCAACCACATGCTGGTCAACGACACCGAATTCAGCCTGTACAAGAAATATAAACTCGGTCCCGGACCGGACCTGCTGGTGGTTCGCAAGGAATTCGCCGAAAAGTATCCCAATACCTGCCAGGCGTTTGTCAAAGGTTACTTCGAAGCCGTGGACATGTTGATCAATCAGCCCGAGGAATGCGCTAAGGTGCTGGTGAAACTCACCAACCTGAGCATGGAGGATCAGATGACCGTGCTCAAGGACATCGCCTGGATCAAAGGCAGTGAACAAAAGAACCTTATGGTTCAGCCCGGCGGTTTCGTAACCGGTATGCAGCGACTGGCGGAGTTTCTGGTCAGGCACAAGCAGATCGACAGCGCGCCCGATGTTAAGCGGTGGATTGCCGGGAGCATGGTTCCGTAA
- a CDS encoding Hpt domain-containing protein encodes MTVQDKQESPLQPDAPVLLDVDGAMTRLGRKEWIYIKILEQFVFDYSHFAETMGRCLAKQDRKGAERLTHKMKGAAGQIGAEALYVMAPALRQMVATQPTEVATGKLAEFEGLVKQTVAVINSFLVSKGIRTDLGFQPLGEPEMIPQAGLLESIRQHASMGRFSRIERIIDDLERKNCNYETFCVGMRKHIRAYDEAAIAAYIDRWT; translated from the coding sequence ATGACGGTTCAAGACAAGCAAGAATCCCCCTTGCAACCGGATGCTCCGGTTCTGCTGGATGTCGACGGGGCCATGACGCGCCTGGGGAGAAAAGAGTGGATATATATCAAGATCCTCGAACAATTTGTTTTCGATTATAGCCACTTTGCAGAAACAATGGGCCGGTGCCTGGCCAAGCAGGATCGCAAGGGGGCCGAGCGACTGACCCACAAAATGAAAGGCGCGGCGGGACAGATCGGGGCGGAGGCTTTGTATGTAATGGCGCCTGCATTGCGCCAGATGGTTGCCACGCAGCCGACCGAGGTCGCCACCGGGAAACTTGCCGAGTTTGAGGGCCTCGTTAAGCAAACAGTTGCCGTCATCAACTCCTTTCTGGTATCAAAAGGCATACGAACGGATTTAGGATTCCAGCCATTGGGCGAACCGGAAATGATACCTCAGGCAGGCCTTCTGGAAAGCATCCGGCAGCACGCTTCAATGGGACGATTTTCCCGGATCGAACGGATCATCGACGATCTGGAAAGAAAAAATTGTAATTACGAAACGTTTTGTGTGGGTATGCGCAAGCATATCCGCGCATATGATGAAGCGGCGATTGCCGCTTATATAGACCGATGGACATGA
- a CDS encoding ABC transporter ATP-binding protein: MDTVTNGNKISLQGVTKTFPGKRGTVTALKDLSMDVEDGEFLVVVGASGCGKTTLLNLVAGFDTPSRGSIFLDGEAVTGITPECGMIFQQYALFPWKTVQENVEFGMKMKRMPLADRQARAARFIDIVGLKGFEKSYPHHLSGGMKQRVSIARSLANNPKVMLLDEPFAALDAMTRQVLQEQLVRIYEKHRKTIVFITHSIDEALLLSSRIVVMTARPGRIAQEIVNDLPHPRNADVQLSSRYMELKRTIWDSVQAEVMKSMEVETEG, from the coding sequence ATGGACACGGTAACCAATGGCAATAAAATTTCCCTCCAAGGAGTGACCAAGACCTTTCCCGGAAAACGGGGGACCGTCACCGCCCTCAAGGATCTCTCCATGGATGTCGAGGATGGCGAATTCCTAGTGGTCGTCGGCGCATCGGGATGCGGCAAGACCACACTGTTGAATCTGGTGGCCGGTTTCGACACCCCGTCCCGTGGAAGCATTTTCCTGGACGGAGAGGCGGTAACCGGAATCACGCCGGAGTGTGGCATGATTTTCCAGCAGTATGCCCTTTTTCCCTGGAAGACGGTTCAGGAAAATGTGGAGTTCGGCATGAAGATGAAACGCATGCCCCTTGCCGACCGACAGGCGCGGGCGGCCCGCTTCATCGATATCGTGGGCCTCAAGGGGTTTGAGAAAAGCTATCCCCACCATTTGTCCGGGGGCATGAAGCAGCGGGTCTCCATCGCCCGAAGTCTGGCAAACAACCCCAAGGTGATGCTGCTTGACGAGCCCTTCGCCGCCCTGGATGCCATGACACGCCAGGTCCTCCAGGAGCAGTTGGTCCGGATTTACGAAAAACACCGCAAGACGATCGTCTTTATTACCCACTCCATCGACGAAGCCCTGCTGCTCTCTTCACGAATCGTGGTCATGACGGCAAGGCCCGGCAGGATCGCCCAGGAGATCGTCAACGACCTGCCCCATCCACGCAATGCCGACGTTCAACTCTCCAGCCGCTATATGGAACTTAAACGCACAATTTGGGACAGCGTGCAGGCAGAGGTGATGAAAAGCATGGAGGTCGAGACCGAGGGATAA